The following proteins are co-located in the Vanessa tameamea isolate UH-Manoa-2023 chromosome W, ilVanTame1 primary haplotype, whole genome shotgun sequence genome:
- the LOC113398922 gene encoding uncharacterized protein K02A2.6-like — translation MKARLRTKVWWPRYDKDAETLVKTCKGCTLVSAPNPPNPLKRRELPNEPWIDIAIDLMGPLPSGDFILVVVDYFSRYKEINITRKISSLDVIQILKQIFSRLGNPATITADNGRQFCSQEFKQFCKDSNITLFNSVPYWPQQNREVERQNRDILKRLKISQVEKSNLKEALEEYLTMYNSTPHSVTGRPPAELFFKRQFRDKIPMISDLSRRLEDSEIRDMDKQKKQLGKEYADENRKAKECDLVPGDKVYLKKLHRDSKLSLNYNPVPHTVEKSIGGDIEVRNDLTGQISRRNVIHLKRIEGHWRVLNDKEKELEHAEETNNGNKEDN, via the coding sequence ATGAAAGCTAGATTGAGGACCAAGGTTTGGTGGCCTAGGTATGACAAAGACGCTGAAACTTTAGTGAAGACCTGCAAAGGATGTACGTTAGTATCAGCTCCAAACCCTCCAAACCCTCTTAAGCGACGAGAATTACCGAATGAACCTTGGATAGACATAGCCATCGATTTAATGGGACCTCTTCCAAGTGGAGATTTCATACTCGTCGTTGTGGATTATTTTAGtagatataaagaaataaacattaCTCGAAAAATCTCCAGTTTAGACGTTATACAAATCCTAAAACAGATATTCAGTCGGTTAGGAAATCCAGCAACTATAACTGCGGATAATGGGAGACAGTTTTGTAGCCAAGAGTTTAAACAGTTCTGTAAAGATAGCAATATAACTCTCTTCAATTCTGTACCCTATTGGCCACAACAAAATAGGGAAGTCGAGCGTCAGAATCGCGATATTTTAAAACGACTGAAGATTAGTCAAGTAGAAAAGAGTAATTTGAAAGAGGCTTTAGAGGAATACTTAACCATGTACAACAGTACACCACATAGCGTAACTGGCAGACCGCCTGCagaattattctttaaaagacAATTCCGTGACAAAATTCCAATGATAAGCGACCTTAGTCGTCGCTTAGAAGACTCTGAAATAAGAGATATGGATAAGCAAAAGAAACAGCTTGGAAAAGAGTATGCAGATGAAAACCGAAAAGCTAAAGAGTGTGATTTAGTACCGGGAGATAaggtgtatttaaaaaaattacatagagATAGCAAATTAAGCCTCAATTATAATCCTGTTCCCCATACCGTAGAGAAAAGTATCGGCGGAGATATTGAAGTTCGAAATGATTTAACGGGACAAATATCAAGACGAaatgtaattcatttaaaaagaatTGAGGGACACTGGCGAGTTCTAAATGACAAAGAGAAGGAATTAGAGCATGCAGAAGAAACAAATAATGGAAATAAGGAAGATAATTAG
- the LOC113402259 gene encoding uncharacterized protein LOC113402259, producing the protein MDSKNHTSDRVRAYPTGDAQGQHPAPVGNGQGLSHRNGRVRRKKRARSVRELRLRCASWNVGTMSGRGRELADVLKRRRINAACLQETKWKGARAREIGEGYKLFYCGSDGKRNGVGIVLDSRLKECVVDVKRVNDRLIAIKLIVDGMTLNLVSVYAPQSGCEESVKEKFWEDFDCLLMNLQDSEEVYVGGDFNGHVGRESDGYERVHGGWGLGNRNADGEALLQAACAFDLAITNTWFKKKEEHLITYKSGHHATQIDYFLVRRRSLCCVKNCKVLPGEALVAQHRLVVMEVKLSVSPRNRNSQTRPPPKTRWRMLENNECASRFRNHIVEKMIEMNEMEEKLVDECWNEMARHIRKVAKDVFGESKGKGLIDRDTWWWNEEVQNVLREKKVAFKEWQVVKNVNTSLKDEKKEVYKEFKRRAKKAVAVARAKAQEKLYNSLNSPRGQKELYRITKERERRSRDITHIKCMKDEAGKVLCRDEEIKERSKIYFEKLMNKENDWNGILQEAQVNKGLVREISMEEIITAVKSMKNGKALGPDDIPVEVWKVLKTDGCMWLTLFFNKLLHEETIPQEWCNSSLVPIFKNKGDVQDCNNYRGIKLMSHTMKVWEKVIERRLREESEITQNQFGFMSGRGTMDAIFALRKLCEKYRRAHKNLHMVFIDLEKAYDRVPREVLWWALKEKGLPGKYVE; encoded by the coding sequence ATGGACAGTAAAAACCATACGAGTGATAGGGTTAGGGCGTACCCCACAGGCGACGCGCAGGGGCAGCACCCGGCTCCTGTGGGAAATGGACAAGGGTTGTCGCACCGGAACGGGCGGGTGCGACGTAAGAAGCGAGCTCGAAGTGTGAGAGAGTTAAGATTGAGGTGTGCAAGTTGGAATGTAGGAACGATGTCTGGAAGAGGAAGAGAGCTAGCAGATGTTTTAAAAAGGCGACGGATAAATGCAGCGTGCCTGCAAGAGACAAAGTGGAAGGGTGCAAGGGCTAGGGAAATAGGAGaaggatataaattattctattgtgGAAGTGATGGCAAGAGAAATGGTGTGGGTATAGTTTTAGATAGTAGGTTGAAAGAATGTGTGGTGGATGTAAAAAGAGTGAATGATAGACTGATAGCGATTAAACTGATTGTGGACGGCATGACACTGAATTTAGTAAGTGTGTATGCGCCACAGTCAGGCTGTGAGGAGAGCGTGAAAGAAAAGTTTTGGGAGGACTTTGATTGCCTGCTGATGAATTTACAGGATAGCGAGGAAGTCTACGTGGGTGGTGACTTTAATGGCCATGTAGGAAGAGAGAGTGATGGATATGAGAGAGTGCATGGTGGGTGGGGATTAGGAAATCGGAATGCTGATGGCGAGGCACTTTTACAAGCTGCCTGTGCCTTCGACCTGGCTATAACAAACACGTGGTTTAAGAAAAAAGAGGAACACCTAATAACCTACAAGAGTGGCCACCACGCGACACAGATAGACTACTTCCTAGTGAGGCGGAGGAGTCTATGCTGTGTCAAAAACTGTAAAGTGCTGCCAGGCGAAGCATTAGTCGCCCAACATAGGCTTGTGGTAATGGAGGTTAAATTAAGTGTCTCCCCCAGAAACAGAAACAGCCAAACACGGCCCCCTCCAAAGACAAGATGGCGTATGCTAGAGAATAATGAATGTGCTAGTAGATTTAGGAACCATATAGTGGAGAAAATGATAGAAATGAATGAGATGGAAGAGAAATTGGTAGATGAATGTTGGAATGAGATGGCCAGGCACATAAGGAAGGTCGCAAAAGACGTGTTTGGAGAGTCGAAAGGAAAAGGTCTAATAGATAGGGATACATGGTGGTGGAATGAAGAAGTGCAAAATGTACTGAGAGAGAAGAAAGTGGCATTTAAAGAATGGCAGGTTGTAAAAAATGTGAATACAAGtttaaaagatgaaaaaaagGAAGTTTACAAGGAATTTAAGAGGAGAGCAAAGAAGGCGGTAGCAGTGGCCAGAGCCAAGGCACAAGAGAAGTTGTACAACTCACTGAACAGCCCTAGAGGCCAGAAGGAACTCTACCGAATTacgaaagagagagaaagacgATCGAGAGATATAACACATATCAAATGCATGAAAGATGAGGCGGGTAAGGTGTTATGTAGAGATGAGGAAATAAAAGAGCGATcgaagatttattttgaaaagcttATGAATAAAGAGAATGACTGGAATGGTATTCTCCAAGAGGCACAAGTAAATAAGGGATTAGTAAGAGAAATAAGTATGGAAGAGATAATTACAGCAGTCAAAAGCATGAAAAATGGGAAGGCTTTGGGTCCAGATGACATACCAGTTGAAGTATGGAAGGTGTTAAAGACTGACGGATGTATGTGGTTgactttattcttcaataagttGTTGCATGAAGAAACCATCCCTCAAGAATGGTGCAATAGTTCGCTAGTGcccatcttcaaaaataaaggcGATGTACAGGATTGCAACAACTATAGAGGGATAAAGCTCATGTCACATACTATGAAAGTATGGGAGAAGGTAATAGAGAGAAGATTGCGAGAAGAAAGTGAAATTACCCAAAATCAGTTTGGGTTTATGTCAGGTCGAGGGACAATGGACGCTATTTTTGCACTCCGCAAATTGTGCGAGAAGTACAGACGTGCTCACAAGAACCTGCACATGGTGTTCATTGATCTCGAGAAAGCCTATGATAGGGTGCCTCGTGAAGTGTTATGGTGGGCATTGAAAGAGAAAGGTTTGCCTGGGAAGTATGTGGAGTAA